From the genome of Trichosurus vulpecula isolate mTriVul1 chromosome 6, mTriVul1.pri, whole genome shotgun sequence:
TGTGCACTTGACAatgagacacacatacacagatacatacatatttgagttttaaatgcctaccatgtgccaagagctatgctaggcactgagggtaTGAAGACAAATCCAGAATTGTTCCTATCCTTAAGAAGCTTCCATTCCCCTCAGAAGTGTCTCCTACTCAGCCTAGAATTGCAGACTCTCTTTTGAAAGGGACCTttcattcaactcaattcaataaagatTTTGTTAAAACGTCTACTCTGTGGAAGGCGCTAAGAGAGGTGCTGGGAACAGAAAAAcattctctcacacacacatacatgtccTACACGTGTTCTCATACACACGCACACGTCCTACACGTGTTCTCATACACACGCACACGTCCTACACGTGTTCTCATACACACGCACACGTCCTACACGTGTTCTCATACACACGCACACGTCCTACACGTGTTCTCATACACACGCACACGTCCTACACGTGTTCTCATACACATGTCTTTATACAAACACATTCatttatacacactcacatatactaTCCTGTAGTATTGACAAGCCTCACTTGTACACACACCTGCACACTGCCCACTCAAATGGTCACATACACACCCTCCGTGATGCCCACATCCTCTCACACATTCTCTCCAACACTAATACAAATGCACACTCCCCCACTGAAGCTTGAGCAGCATCCCATGACTTTCCTCCCTTGAGAATGGCATGGCTTCAGGGCTAGGAGCACTTGGGTAGTTCAGCTGGTCCAAGGTAGACTCAACCAGGGAATCTTATCTACAGCCTCCCCAACAAGGATTATCCAGTCTCTACCTGGAGGTCTTGAGGGAACTTCTCAAGGCAGTGCATTCAATTGTGagggacttcttttttttttaagtatctacattttttttatttaatatttttaattttcagcattgatttccacaagattttgaattacaaattttctccccatttctaccatccccccattctaagatggcatatgttctgattgccccattccacagtcagccctcccttctgtcaccccactcccttccccatccccttttcccttactttcttgtagggcaagagagatttctgtGCCTCACTGCCTGTACATTTTATttaccagttgcatgcaaaaacatctttttttttttgaacatctgcttttaaaactttgagttccaaattctcttcgctcttccctccccacctaccctccctaagaaggcaagcaatccaacataggccacacatttatcattatgtaaaacccttccacaatactcatgttgtgaaagactaactatattttgctcccttctatcctatccccctttattcaattttttcccttgaccctgtccctttttgaaagtgtttgcttttgattacctcctccccctatctatgCTCGCTtctatcttcccttctttttatcctcttcctccttctttcctgtggggtaagatactcaactgagtgtgtatgttactccctcctcaaatctgatgagagcaagattcactcattccccctcacctgctccctcttctctcccaaccaattgctttttcttaccactttttttgtgagataatttaccccattctatctctccctttctccctctctcaatatattcctctctcatcctttaattttatctttttagatatcatccctccatattcaactgaccctgtgccctctgtctatgtatatatatatatatatatatatatatatatatatacacacacacacacacatatatatatatatatatatatgtatgtatgtatattcccctcagctaccctgatactgaggtctcatgaatcatacacatcatctttccatgtaggaatgtaaacaaaacagttcaactttagtaagtcccttaggatttctctttcttgtttaccttttcatgcttcccttgattcttgtgtttgaaagtcaaattttgtattcagctctggtcttttcactgagacagcttgaaagtcctcttattgaaaaatctgtattttgccttggagcatgatactcagttttgctgggtaggtgattcttggttttgatcctagctccattgacctcctgaatatcatattccaagcccttcaatcccctaATGtgggagctgctagatcttgtattattctgattttgtttccacaatactcaaattatttctttctggctgcttgaaatactttcttcttgatctgggggctctggaatttggcaacaatattcctaggagttttcttttggggatctttttcaggaggtgatcagtggattctttcaatttctattttaccctctggctctagaatatcagggcagttctctttgataatttcttgaaagatgacatctaggctctttttttgatcgtggctttcaggtagtccaataatttttaaattatctctcctggatctattctccaggtcagcggtttttccaaggagatatttcacattgtcttccatgttttcattcctttggttctgttttataatatcttggtttctcataaagtcattagcttccaattgctccaatctaatttttaaggtagtattttcttcagtggcctcttggacctccttttccatttggctaattctgcctttcaaggcattcttctcctcattggctttttggagctcttttgtcatttgagttagtctattttttaaggcgttattttctttagtattttttgggtctcctttagcaagtcattgacttgtttttcatggttttctcccatcactctcatttctcttcccaatttttcctctacttctcttacttgcttctccaaatcctttttgagctcttccatggcctgagatcaatttatattttcctcggaggcttttgatgttggctctttcactttgttgacttctgttttgctcttctttgtcaccaaaaaatgattccagagtctgaatctgaggccgttttcactgcctgtccatgctcccagccaactacttaacccttgggttttttgtcagggtatgactgcttgtagagagtgctttgtcccaagcttgaggggctgcgctgctattttcagagctacttctacatggcaagctctgccataccagtgctccttctcccccaagaaccaccaaccaggattgtggcccagattcaggctgggcaaagcaggctttgcactcctgctgtatctgctacttaattcctcccaccaggtgggcttggggccaaaagcaactgcagctgtagctctggaagcagcctcagagctgcaccacctctgccacccctgagCCAGTGGCCaaatgcaaactcttttcactctgtcctagcagcttttcccactaacctgctctgttgtctttggcgtttgtgggttgagaagtctggtaactgccacagctcactgattcagggtgctagggcctgttccacccagctcccagtctggttggtcctggcacagtgcaggctgggctgtgctccactccgctcccagctctgtgcaatagacccttcccagcgaccatccaggctctcctgggctggaaccctgcttccctttgctattttgtgggttctgcagctccagaatttgttcagagacattttttataggtgtttggagcatCCTTGTGGGTTAGCTGATGCAAGTcgctgctttccagcctccatcttggctccccacccTGTGAGGGACTTCTgcttgttaggaaatttttctttgaattgagCCAAGGCTTCCCTCCGCACAGTGGCATCTGTTCCTCCTCACTTTGCCCTCTAGAGACAGGCAGGACAAGATCACTCTGGCTTGCCCATGTGAGCTCTTCAAATACATGACATCTGTATTGTCCcgcctaagccttctcttctccagatgagAGTTCCTCCAACCACTTGTCATATGACACCATCTTCAGTTCCAACATCATGGTGGCTACTCTTCTCCAGACCTACTGAAATTTCTCAATGCCTTCCTAGCCCTTCACACTGCAGAGCaagggctatctccagtcaccCCGATCTAGGaatggccactggacccagatggctccagaggaaaaagtgaggctggtgactttggccctgcctcacttaaatccaattcactggcatgtcatggtcctcttcaagaatgcaGGATAACAACAACAGCGCTTCAGACCCCAGAGAAGACAGCTTGGgcaccatcatcttcctcctGGAAATGGCCCCTCTCAGCACAGCCTAACATCAGCATTGGCACTTGGGGCTCCAGCCAAACCCCCGGCTCTTCTTCATATGGGCTATTATGAACCTGAGTCTTCCCCATCCTAgccttttttctgaaaactgtgtCTTACCCGGGTTGGAAATGCAGCCTGATCCTACTGCTGACTTGGAAGGAAATTTGGACCTGCTCCGTTCCCCACCTGGGCTGATTCAAGCCTCCTTAGGTGGCtggtcctccccaccccctccccagctctgagggctcaccatattggatTTAAGAGGGGCGTCTGATTGGCTTTAGCCCTGCTGCAGTACACGCACTCAcgtacacataaacatacacaaacacatatacacacactaacaCACAAACACAATCACTGCGCCTCTCCTCCCATCCATACCAATTCCCCTTTCCCATGACCCTCCTTGTGTCTTTTTCAGGTAAATGGAAGCGTGGGAATGAATATTGTCAGCGCCATCTTCTCAGTTATAGGTATCATCCTTCTCATCACAGAGCTAAGTAACTTGTGGGGAAAAGATCTCTATGATGAGCctcaccactactactactacagcgGTGTGGTGAGTATCAAGATTTTCCTGAGTCCCTACAGCCTCAAGTGGAACTCGTGGTCCTTTGGTTCATCAGGATGAATGGTTCCCTTGCACCCTTGCACCAAAGTGAACTAGCACATGACAAGAGTGATTTCTGAACTGCTTCTTTTCCAAAAATCAGAACTGTCACTGAACAGCTTCCAAATCATACTATTCAGGGTGCTACTTGACTCCCCCTTCTGCAATCCTCCTATTGTGACTTTCTGTGTTCTCTCTTCTAGTTGAATTTAGAATGATAGAATGTCTAAgggaagggcctttagaacaaAGAGCATATAAtattggagctgggaggggccctagaccagaggatgtcagagctgggatggggccttagaacagggatgtcagagctgggaggggccttagaacagggaatgtcagagctaggaggggccttagaacaaaggatgtcagagctgggagagatctgACCTTCCAAgtcttctagtccaatcccctcgtTTTGTAGATGGCAACACTGTGTCCCAGGAGGGGTGACTTAACCAAGCTGACATGGCTGACCAGTAACTGAGCCACAGGACAGACAAGGCCTACTGTCTGACCCCCATCTAAGCCACCATGCCCTGTTCCAGGGTCACCTCTGATTTACCCAGAGATAGAAGGTTTCCTGTTAGGGAGCAATGGAGGGGCCCATTCCCGAGAGAGCAGCCAGCTTAGAACCACCAGCAGGGGCTTCCTTAGGGGCCAGCTGCACTATCCACCTGGGGAAGGGCCAACATTCAATGCCAATTCCCAGGAAAGCCTCTGCCCCCATAGATAGAAGAGCTGGGGAGAGAAAGGCCAAGAGCCCCCAAAGACTTGGTGGCCaagcttctctccctcctcaaactaTCTTATGATTCAAGGACTGCAGATTTCAAGCTTAGAGGGGCCTTAGAAGGCAGCCTGCCTAACCCCCCTTAATCATCATGATATCTGGCATTTACTTAGCACCaggaggtttgcaaagcacttcacaaatattctcattcgatcctcacaacaatcctgtagagtaggtgctgttattgtaccccttttacagatggggaaactgaggcacagaaaggttaaatgtccAAGATCATGCAGgcagtatctgaggtaggatctgaactcagatcttcgtgGCTACAAGTCCAACACTCCAtgcacggtgccacctagctgcctcattctcCAAAAATGAAGGCCCAGACCAAGGAGGGATCAGACTCACCCACATGGTAAAAGAGCCCATATTCAATCACACAagccctgtgactccaaatctagccctctttcTATTTGCTCTACCAGGGGTTCTCAACCTGAGacccatgaactttttaaaaatatttcattgatcattaaaatatttaattaataattaatagctTAATtccaatatgattggtttcctctataatcctatgtatttggGGAATTTAGAGGAATTTAAAGATTTGGTCTTGAGAAGGAGCCCATGGAATAAAAATGGTGAAGAATTGCTGAACTCTACCATCATCCCCTcgatttacagataaagaaacagacctACTATGACCCGTGTGATcccaagcaagtccctgcctttctctgggcctccatttcctcctttgtaaaatgagaggggtcaGAGAGGGGTAATGCTTGTCTCTCTGGAGATCAAAGTTGCATGTATCAAACGCCTCCAGAGAGGATGTCccctatttttttctgcttttagtCTACAGGAAGAGGGATTTCCTCCATGTTGCTCCTCTTTTCCATCCTGGAGTTTGTCATCACCTCCATGATCTCCCATTCTGGATGCCGAATGGCTTGCTGCCAGACCAACCAGGTGAGGCCCGGGATTCTCTCCATCTCAGGAGTCAATgacttctcctccttctcttggtCCAGAGATCAACCAAGACATAGCCTCAAGATGGTCCCAGGGAGTGAAGGAGACCCCCCGgcatcctttctcttctctctgtttcagGTGCCTCCAGTTGCAACCCCGGCTCAAATAGTACATCCGGTGATCATCCCTCAACAAGGAGTTGATCCTCCATTTTATTCAAACGTGTCATTGGTCAACAATAATCCAGCCCAAGGAGGAACTTTGCCTGGGGAGGAAATGATACCATACCAGCTCTCCTGAATTTCCTTAGCCAATTTCCATCTTTCTTGGTGCATCCTGGTTGTGGTCTCTCAGTCCGGCCCTTGGACCAAGGGCCAAAGACGAGCCAAGATTGAATGGATCCATGGGCAgcgctccctccctctcctcttccactaAGTCCTTGTGCAAACCTTCCATGTCTTATTTCTtccataaaaatggggaaacgAGTCAATGTGACTCGGAGCATCCTTTACTGGCTCTGGGAAGGCCTCTCCAGGGGTGCACAGTCTGCACGCGCACATATTCCAAGGGTAGAGGACGCTGATCTGAGACGTggtttctaggagatttcttcttttgtttggcTTTGGCTGTGGCTCAAAAAATAGCTCATTTATTATACACCTTttgatttgaaaaataaattttgttgatcTGTTTTATTACTATATTACTTCCCAAtgtattcttccccttcccttctcttcctctgcctcccagaaaacaatcccttgtaataaagaataaaaaaaaagagagggaaaacaaCTTCATTTTgcaggaatgggggaaggggtggatCATGGGTACCATCACATCGGACTTTTTTCCAATGTATTGGtcatttttgttgggtttttcctctcctccccctttgtatttttcttttaaaaaattcttggttAATGGGATGACACTAAGTGAAGGGATACTGGAGAAAGTTATGGTATTTTGACCCTAACTCTGAACAAAATATAGCAAtacaatttatttaaaagaatagtCTGACAAAACTAAAAAACATATCAAAAAAATCTGACACAATATGTAGTGTTCCACCCCAATAGCcacccacctctacaaagaagggaggagaaagggccttcttctcttttttggccaatttaattatatcatttgatttcACTGGTTCCGTCGTTAATCCAGCCATTTATGTTGTAGAAGTCACTGTGTGTGTTTTTCTGGCCCTACTTTATTTCATTCTCTATCAGCCCctatgtctttccatgcttctctgtacttATCAAATCcgtaatttcttacagcacagtaagaTGTCATTACATTcaagtaccacaatttgtttagatattccctagttgatgggcatctgctcTCTTTCCTGGGAAACCCCAGTGGAGTCAACCACCCTCAAAGGGCAGCAGAGAATCTCACACACTAAGTCTCTCCACAGGCTTCTGTTCTCTCCACTTTGCAGCCAGAAAAACTGAGGATGAAGAAAGCCAAGTGGCATTCCTGGGCCACGACAGGGATGGGGTGCTACCTGTGGAGAATGGCAGGATCTTGAATGGCCTTTCCTAGAGTTATCCTATAAATCAAATCCCTTTGTGGTGGAAAAAAATATCTACCACAAAGCTATCCAAGAACCAAGCAGTGATCTATGAATTTCAAGGCACATTCAATAGAGTAAAATTCTAAGGCAGCCAAAACTACCTTGGGATTTGCTGTAATCGAATCCAATcagtttggtggcacagtggatagagttctggggcctggagtcaggaaaatgcatcttcctggcctcagacacttgctagctgtatgaccttgagaaagtcactccatcctgtctgcctcagtttcctcatctgtaaaatgagctggagaaggaaacggcaaaaccactgcattatctctgccaagaaaactccaaatggggttgccaagagtcagaagtgactgaacaacaatagctgGTGTTCTTTGTGTCATTACCTTCATTCACGGAGCGCCTGTCATGTGCAGAATAATGTTCTAAATTCCAGAGTCAAAGAAGTATGAGATATGGCCCTGTCCATATTCAAGAGTGAATCCAAGCTGGCtccaccctcccctctctctcccttatgCATTCAATGCTCTCCGTTCTCCgtatgggacagtggaaagagttctagattctgagtcagatgacctggggtCAAGTCTGAGCTCTATCATTTGTTACCTGTGGGACTTATCCCCTTTGGGTCTCAGTGCACGATCTAagctggaggaggggggaaggtgttGAACTGGGGTCCCTCATCTTATTAACACagccctcccccatcttcctccGCACCTTTGCTCCTACTGCTCCCTGTGTGAGGCACACCATCCTTACGGCCTCCGTAGAACTTGGCTCCGATGCTTCTCAGGCACTCTGGTTGGTTGGCTCTGTATAATGTATCCTGTTCAGCCTTACCTTATgctgtgccacccaactgccccCAGGGCACGAGGAGTGGAGATGATGCTCCCAGAGACCAGGGAAGCATTTTGTAAAGGCCCCATGGAAACGAAAGTTAATAGCAATTGCTAATGTTTATTTGACCATCACAAAGCACTAGACAACACACAAACTCTTCTCAGTAGCCAAGTGAGATGGGTGCTCTTCTCATccccatattacaaatgaggaaaccgagtctgtGAGAGGTTAAGCgtctcccagagtcacacagcgaGTCAACAGCAGATGTGGGATTCCAATCCACACTCAGAATTAGTACAGGACAGTGGGAATGGAGCTGAACTGAGAGgcggacctgggttcaaactgtggctctgctacttaccgctagtgtggccttgggtaaatcGTTAAACTTCTggaggcctcattttcctcatctataaagtgaagggggtTGCACTGGATGACTTTTGAGattccatccagctctaaatatgttCTTTCCTCTTAGAGGACAAGGGGAGGCTTTAGGGGAACAAGAGACAGgtcgtgcagtggatagagtgctgggcctggagtcgggaagatttgagctcaaatccagcttcagatacttgatagctgtgtaaccctgggtaagtcactttacctctccaaAATGGGGGAGAATgatggcacctccctcccagggatactatctataattattattatagctaataATGGTCGAGAAAATCTGACAATATCACTCGGTCTGCCTTCGAAACTCTCCATTTTTATTGTAGAGAGACGTTCCCACTTCTGATCGCTGACCATTGACCCAAACCCACCCGGAAGGTGTCTATTAATACTTTGGAAAGTGAAAGAAAACCAATTTGGAAATCCGATAAGGAGTTTATTGGCAAAGAATGAAACCATTGGGAGGACTTTGGAATTTCAGAGATGTTCTTCTTGTCCTATCACCGTGAGTTTCTGGGTTAGCCCCAGAGGTCCCCAGATCCCTGAAGGTGCCAGACCCGAGCTGCTGGAGCTGGAGCAGGGTGGTGAGTCACATCGTTCTTTCTGctgggttgggggcagggggctgCTCTGAGTCTCCACAGCAGCGATCGCAGAGATGATATACTCCTCTTCTGATTCCTGTCTGTTAGCGGATGGGAGGGCATTGTTTTTCCAAGCCCCATGCTGGAGGGAAGGCAGCATTATGGGACAACGCATGGAAGTTACCAAGAGGCATATCTGGGCTTGATGTAGGGGAGAACTTCCTGACTGatagagcaggggttcttcacCAAGGGTCCAGAGATTCACCCTGGGGTCCactcagtcctggctcagcagcaAATCAAAGGCTTTTCTTCACTATTCACTAATTGTCACAGAATGCCTGCATGGACTCTGAACATGGGAGTGGGACCTCTCCAGAAGTAACCTTGGCAACCTCTCAACTTTAGGTTGCTACATAAACCttcattactattatcattatccataaatatttcttgattggcCAATTATCTGGCCACATTTTCCTCATCCTGAAGTGGGTTATGTATGATAGGCTGAGTTGCAGTTAAGGTTggatagaaatatttatttaaagaaatacacacttacacacatacatacatacatgcagacACACAAACCCATATACAAACACttgcaaatatgtatacataaacatatacatacatacctgcatctgcatgtacatacatatatacatacatacatacacacacacatatctttttCTAAGCCCCAGAAAGTGGTATCTCTGGAATTACCACAAAGACTTAATGAAACAGAGCCCGTGGCTTCTGGACCTTGACCCTGAAAGTTTAACTGGCCCAGATAAAGTAGCAGACGTACAAACAATCTGCAGAATGCACAGCATGTGTGGGACGTGGTAATGGGAATGTATCATATTCATAATAATCCCAGCAGCTAGGGGGTGGCTTCCCTGATCACCTCCATTCCTTTAGAGGAGAAACGGGGGTTGCTGGAATAGAGCCAGTATAGATGGTGAGTGTTGGGAGAAAGGTGTTAGCCTGGGAAACAGAAGACCTCTCTCTCATTCCCTACTCCTTTACTAAGTaaacttccctctttttttgttctgtttccacGGTTTGTGAAAAAGCAGAGTTGACCGAAGGGTACTTCAGTCCAGCATTTAAATCATCATTGTTACTCAGTCGTGCCCACCTTTGGGATCCCGTTGATGGGGTACTTGGGCACTAGACCTAAGCTTACAGGGACATGATTTTAGGGCTGGGGCCTGAGCACCTCATCGttgtttggggttctcttggcagatactagagtggtctgtcatttccttctctagctcattttacagatgaggaaactgaggcaaaaagagtgaagtgacttgcccagggtcacacagctaataaagctggatttgaactcatgaagctgagtcttcttgactccaggtcccaaactctccactgtgtcacctagctgtccctcacaaatagtaagtgttttaataaatgcttgctgacttgataGAAACTCCCCCAACTAGAACACAGAATTAACAacagtaactcacatttatatagcacttcaagtcttgaaaagccctttacaaacaatatctcattttatccttataacaaaccTGGGTggcaggtgctataattatccccattttaccagatagggaaactgagcctgggagaggttaagtgacttgcccaaggtcatgaagctGATGCATCTAAAACTGGACTTGCACACAGggcttcctgatcccaggcccagaaCAGCCCTACCTAGGCATTTGTATGTTTGTAGAACAGAGTCGTCCCACGTTGTAGAGCAAGAAAGAACAGAATTGAATCAAACTGAATTGAACTGCAGGGGTCTTTTGGTTTGTAGACTCCTTTGGACAGAAGGTAAGTTAGCACCAGTATCTGTGTCTTTTAATGAAGATGCTGGaaaccaaaagaaatataaagatgatTCTTCTTCCAGAGGAaaatgtatttccttaatttgtatCTTTCAGCAACAGGTAAACATGGCGTCCCCAAGGTTTGAAGTCAGTGGAACATCTGCGGCTGTCATCTCAGACAACATGCACGTCACCCGAGCCAATCACCCTGTAGTTTCCGGAGGCTATGGACAAGACACAGGAGTCACAGGCTTACAGGTCCCAGCCAGTGTGATGCAGCCTGTTAGAGGAGCCCCAAGCTCCCCCCGTGTATCCATAGGGTTCCAGAATCCACCCGGAATGTCACACTTGTCAAAGGCACCTGCTGGGATTCAGAATCCTTCGGTGGTGATCCAGAATCCCGTTGGAATGGTGAATTCCCAGACTCCGCCCACAGGGGCTCTGAATGTAACAGGAACAACCACCCCACAGGACGCACCCATGGTGAACCAGAATCCCACCATGCTTTCTCCAGGAACCACATACACTGCAGACCAACCTCCTTGGTCCATATCATTTGGACACGTTACTTCATTTGACTTGAAGAAATTCGTGAATGAAGAGGTCAAGCCATTAGGGGTGAGCatggttttgaattttttttttctcttcagttgATGTATTCTCCTAGTAGGGGCTGAGAGTCACACTTagataaaggaaaaggaggaattttcaaaagagaaatccACTCAAAAGGGGGCACTTGGGCAGAGCTCTTTTGATCCTAACACTCTGAAGAAGCCTTTTTCAAGTATAATATGCCTGTGTCTTTTTTTCACAAAGGATTATTTATTTCGGAAGGTATAATTACAAACACACAAACTTACTCTGCCCCGCCCTCCCATGCAGGAGGCATAATCCctgtgaaatgcaaatcaaaacaatc
Proteins encoded in this window:
- the LOC118852701 gene encoding membrane-spanning 4-domains subfamily A member 8-like translates to MSSSAPELNTVFVVPPKVVSPLPPPPPPYPSNHPQVLLYPGYQTQVALPYEQENMVHKIWKEGKVLGAIQILIGLIHIGFGAVLVITMTWGYFSISVVGGYPFWGGLSFIISGSFSVSAQKAPVTRCQVNGSVGMNIVSAIFSVIGIILLITELSNLWGKDLYDEPHHYYYYSGVSTGRGISSMLLLFSILEFVITSMISHSGCRMACCQTNQVPPVATPAQIVHPVIIPQQGVDPPFYSNVSLVNNNPAQGGTLPGEEMIPYQLS
- the LOC118852943 gene encoding membrane-spanning 4-domains subfamily A member 18-like encodes the protein MASPRFEVSGTSAAVISDNMHVTRANHPVVSGGYGQDTGVTGLQVPASVMQPVRGAPSSPRVSIGFQNPPGMSHLSKAPAGIQNPSVVIQNPVGMVNSQTPPTGALNVTGTTTPQDAPMVNQNPTMLSPGTTYTADQPPWSISFGHVTSFDLKKFVNEEVKPLGQSISCNKCSKGKRSGEPHAWRRGSHCAA